The following coding sequences lie in one Portunus trituberculatus isolate SZX2019 chromosome 12, ASM1759143v1, whole genome shotgun sequence genomic window:
- the LOC123502846 gene encoding ras-related protein Rab-8A-like isoform X1 has protein sequence MMAKTYDYLFKLLLIGDSGVGKTCVLFRFSEDAFNSTFISTIGIDFKIRTIELDGKKIKLQIWDTAGQERFRTITTAYYRGAMGIMLVYDITNEKSFDNIKNWIRNIEEHASADVEKMILGNKCDVNDKRQVSRDRGEQLAIEYGIKFMETSAKASINVEDAFFSLARDIKAKMEKKLKEASNPPKGGHVIKPDEPPRKNIMNWLAKCSLL, from the exons ATGATGGCGAAGACTTATGATTATCTGTTCAAGCTGCTTCTGATCGGGGACTCGGGGGTGGGGAAGACCTGCGTGCTGTTTAGGTTCAGTGAGGACGCCTTCAACTCCACATTTATCTCCACTATAG GCATAGACTTCAAGATCCGCACCATAGAGTTGGACGGCAAGAAGATCAAGCTGCAGATATGGGACACAGCGGGGCAGGAGAGGTtccgcaccatcaccaccgcctacTACCGTGGCGCCATGGGCATCATGCTGGTGTACGACATCACCAACGAGAAGAGCTTCGACAACATCAAGAACTG GATCCGCAACATAGAGGAACACGCTTCTGCCGATGTGGAGAAAATGATCCTCGGAAACAAGTGTGACGTGAACGACAAGCgacag GTGTCGAGGGACCGTGGGGAGCAGCTGGCAATAGAATATGGCATTAAATTCATGGAGACATCTGCCAAGGCTTCTATCAATGTGGAGGATGCGTTCTTCTCACTCGCTCGGGACATCAAGgcgaagatggagaagaaattg AAG GAGGCCAGCAATCCTCCAAAGGGCGGGCATGTCATCAAACCGGACGAACCACCACGGAAGAACATCATGAACTGGCTGGCCAAGTGCAGTCTTCTATga
- the LOC123502846 gene encoding ras-related protein Rab-8A-like isoform X2, with the protein MMAKTYDYLFKLLLIGDSGVGKTCVLFRFSEDAFNSTFISTIGIDFKIRTIELDGKKIKLQIWDTAGQERFRTITTAYYRGAMGIMLVYDITNEKSFDNIKNWIRNIEEHASADVEKMILGNKCDVNDKRQVSRDRGEQLAIEYGIKFMETSAKASINVEDAFFSLARDIKAKMEKKLEASNPPKGGHVIKPDEPPRKNIMNWLAKCSLL; encoded by the exons ATGATGGCGAAGACTTATGATTATCTGTTCAAGCTGCTTCTGATCGGGGACTCGGGGGTGGGGAAGACCTGCGTGCTGTTTAGGTTCAGTGAGGACGCCTTCAACTCCACATTTATCTCCACTATAG GCATAGACTTCAAGATCCGCACCATAGAGTTGGACGGCAAGAAGATCAAGCTGCAGATATGGGACACAGCGGGGCAGGAGAGGTtccgcaccatcaccaccgcctacTACCGTGGCGCCATGGGCATCATGCTGGTGTACGACATCACCAACGAGAAGAGCTTCGACAACATCAAGAACTG GATCCGCAACATAGAGGAACACGCTTCTGCCGATGTGGAGAAAATGATCCTCGGAAACAAGTGTGACGTGAACGACAAGCgacag GTGTCGAGGGACCGTGGGGAGCAGCTGGCAATAGAATATGGCATTAAATTCATGGAGACATCTGCCAAGGCTTCTATCAATGTGGAGGATGCGTTCTTCTCACTCGCTCGGGACATCAAGgcgaagatggagaagaaattg GAGGCCAGCAATCCTCCAAAGGGCGGGCATGTCATCAAACCGGACGAACCACCACGGAAGAACATCATGAACTGGCTGGCCAAGTGCAGTCTTCTATga
- the LOC123502842 gene encoding probable ATP-dependent RNA helicase DDX27 isoform X3 has translation MVEQLQEEAGMFSAPPPIPQGSLQPPAALDNGPGTIESDDEVDNFSGSDSDDEIEVRRDAKESEFYKDFNFLSTAGDYQRDTWDEVLKYLKPQRSINISHTIARVRLEEKEKRKKKKEQKEKKEKEGEEEVKVKKEDGEEDSDLDFEKEEEEEEEEEDEDEEEEEEEEENSDGEFMPDPDTKDVLRQREDEVKRKERRKDRPVKIKKSLKELRQEENDAKFFEDAPPCQADTTFLEMNFSRSLLKAIDSLGYDRPTPIQAATIPVALQGRDVCGCAATGTGKTAAYMLPILERLLYKPRDDVVTRVLVVVPTRELGVQVFQVSKELSKYSHVEIALSVGGLDLTTQVAALKRIPDIVIATPGRLIDHTLNTPTFSLDSIEILVLDEADRMLDESFEDQMKEIIHHCSGNRQTLLFSATMTSQVKELAMVSLKNPVKVFVNENTDVAQNLRQEFVRLRKHLEGQREAALAYLVSRSFRQNCMVFVETKAMAHHLNILLGLLGIKAGELHGNLKQTDRLLALKKFRDQEVDVLIATDVAARGLDIKGVKTVINYTLPSRYTRYVHRVGRTARAGHCGRSVSLAGEKEFPMLKEIKKCSRSAMFERVLNKDVLAKYVSRVQRLGPAVKRVMQEEQQEKQLAAMEQSIRSMEKRLQDTEKEGEEDAKPQRTWFQTDEEIKQKTKKRALKGKALAAMERAKRRQKNRKDAEDPEEKRVRAEVGWAQRKAKRDSKPKRLALQDDVDAPVRVSAGGAGGGGRKRKKGGAASSFDQELTRTDRRSVKKFRAGPSYQERREAFQDKNPGKKFNPRGKKK, from the exons ATGGTTGAACAGCTACAGGAGGAGGCTGGGATGTTCTCGGCGCCACCCCCCATCCCCCAGGGCAGCCTGCAGCCCCCAGCCGCCCTAGACAACGGCCCGGGCACTATAGAGTCTGACGATGAGGTGGACAACTTTTCAGGCTCAGACAGTGATGATGAG ATCGAAGTGCGGCGTGATGCTAAGGAGTCAGAATTCTACAAGGACTTCAATTTCCTGAGCACAGCGGGGGACTACCAACGAGACACTTGGGACGAGGTGCTGAAGTATTTGAAGCCCCAACGCAGCATCAACATCAGCCACACCATCGCACGTGTCAggctggaggaaaaggagaagaggaag aaaaagaaggagcagaaggaaaaaaaagagaaggaaggggaggaggaggtgaaggtgaagaaggaggacggggaggaagaCTCGGACCTGGActttgagaaggaggaagaggaggaggaagaggaagaggatgaggatgaggaagaggaagaagaggaggaagagaactcaGATGGGGAATTTATGCCAGATCCAGATACAaagg ACGTCCTGCGGCAGAGGGAGGacgaggtgaagaggaaggagagacgcaAAGACCGCCCTGTCAAGATCAAGAAGTCCCTGAAGGAGCTACGACAGGAGGAAAATGACGCCAAATTCTTCGAAGATGCGCCGCCGTGCCAGGCTGACACAACCTTCCTGGAGATGAATTTTTCACGGTCACTTCTGAAG GCCATCGACAGTTTAGGCTACGACAGACCGACCCCAATCCAGGCCGCCACCATCCCTGTAGCCCTCCAGGGACGTgacgtgtgtgggtgtgcggcGACAGGGACCGGGAAGACAGCTGCCTACATGCTGCCGATATTAGAGCGCCTTTTATATAAACCGCGCGATGATGTGGTGACgagggtgctggtggtggtgcctacGAGAGAACTGGGCGtgcag gtgTTCCAGGTGTCTAAGGAGCTCTCCAAGTACTCCCATGTTGAAATAGCCTTGTCGGTGGGTGGCCTTGACCTGACCACTCAAGTCGCCGCCCTTAAGAGGATCCCGGATATTGTTATTGCCACGCCAGGTCGCCTCATTGACCACACTCTCAACACGCCCACCTTCAGTCTGGATAGcattgag ATCTTGGTGTTGGATGAGGCAGACCGGATGCTGGACGAGAGTTTTGAGGACCAGATGAAGGAGATTATCCACCACTGCTCAGGCAACAGACAGACGCTGCTCTTCTCTGCCACCATGACCTCGCAAGTCAAGGAGCTGGCCATGGTATCCCTCAAGAACCCAGTCAAG gtgtttgtGAATGAGAACACAGACGTGGCTCAAAACCTGCGGCAGGAGTTTGTGCGGCTGCGGAAACACCTGGAGGGTCAGCGAGAGGCGGCCCTGGCATACCTCGTGTCACGCTCCTTCCGCCAGAACTGCATGGTGTTTGTGGAGACCAAG GCCATGGCACACCACCTGAACATCCTCCTAGGGCTTCTCGGCATCAAGGCGGGCGAACTCCATGGCAACCTGAAGCAGACCGACCGACTCTTGGCGCTCAAAAAATTCCGCGACCAGGAAGTTGATGTCCTCATAGCGACGGATGTGGCTGCCCGTGGTCTGGACATCAagggagtgaagact GTCATCAACTACACCCTGCCATCGCGCTACACCCGCTACGTGCACAGGGTGGGGCGTACAGCCAGGGCGGGACACTGTGGCCGGTCGGTCAGCCTGGCCGGAGAAAAGGAGTTCCCCATGCTGAAGGAAATCAAAAAGTGTTCTCGCAGCGCCATGTTTGAACGGGTCCTcaataaag ACGTCTTGGCTAAGTATGTGAGTCGGGTGCAGCGCCTGGGCCCGGCGGTGAAGCGGGTGatgcaggaggagcagcaggagaagcAGCTGGCAGCGATGGAGCAGAGTATTCGCAGCATGGAGAAACGACTGCAGGACacggagaaggagggggaggaggacgcCAAGCCACAGCGCACATGGTTCCAGACTGACGAGGAGATTAAACAGAAGACTA AGAAGCGAGCACTGAAGGGCAAGGCGCTGGCGGCCATGGAGCGTGccaagaggaggcagaagaacaggaaggacgCGGAGGACCCTGAGGAGAAGCGTGTGAGGGCGGAGGTGGGGTGGGCGCAGCGGAAGGCTAAGAGGGACAGCAAACCCAAGCGTCTCGCCTTGCAGGATGACGTGGATGCTCCTGTCAGGGtgtctgctggtggtgctggtggtg GCGGAAGGAAGCGGAAGAAGGGTGGAGCGGCCTCATCCTTCGACCAGGAGCTCACCAGGACAGATCGTCGCTCCGTCAAGAAGTTCCGTGCCGGTCCGTCATACCAGGAGCGGCGGGAGGCTTTCCAGGACAAGAACCCCGGCAAAAAGTTTAACcccagaggaaagaagaaatag
- the LOC123502842 gene encoding probable ATP-dependent RNA helicase DDX27 isoform X2, translating into MVEQLQEEAGMFSAPPPIPQGSLQPPAALDNGPGTIESDDEVDNFSGSDSDDEIEVRRDAKESEFYKDFNFLSTAGDYQRDTWDEVLKYLKPQRSINISHTIARVRLEEKEKRKKKKEQKEKKEKEGEEEVKVKKEDGEEDSDLDFEKEEEEEEEEEDEDEEEEEEEEENSDGEFMPDPDTKDVLRQREDEVKRKERRKDRPVKIKKSLKELRQEENDAKFFEDAPPCQADTTFLEMNFSRSLLKAIDSLGYDRPTPIQAATIPVALQGRDVCGCAATGTGKTAAYMLPILERLLYKPRDDVVTRVLVVVPTRELGVQVFQVSKELSKYSHVEIALSVGGLDLTTQVAALKRIPDIVIATPGRLIDHTLNTPTFSLDSIEILVLDEADRMLDESFEDQMKEIIHHCSGNRQTLLFSATMTSQVKELAMVSLKNPVKVFVNENTDVAQNLRQEFVRLRKHLEGQREAALAYLVSRSFRQNCMVFVETKAMAHHLNILLGLLGIKAGELHGNLKQTDRLLALKKFRDQEVDVLIATDVAARGLDIKGVKTVINYTLPSRYTRYVHRVGRTARAGHCGRSVSLAGEKEFPMLKEIKKCSRSAMFERVLNKDVLAKYVSRVQRLGPAVKRVMQEEQQEKQLAAMEQSIRSMEKRLQDTEKEGEEDAKPQRTWFQTDEEIKQKTKKRALKGKALAAMERAKRRQKNRKDAEDPEEKRVRAEVGWAQRKAKRDSKPKRLALQDDVDAPVRVSAGGAGGGGGRKRKKGGAASSFDQELTRTDRRSVKKFRAGPSYQERREAFQDKNPGKKFNPRGKKK; encoded by the exons ATGGTTGAACAGCTACAGGAGGAGGCTGGGATGTTCTCGGCGCCACCCCCCATCCCCCAGGGCAGCCTGCAGCCCCCAGCCGCCCTAGACAACGGCCCGGGCACTATAGAGTCTGACGATGAGGTGGACAACTTTTCAGGCTCAGACAGTGATGATGAG ATCGAAGTGCGGCGTGATGCTAAGGAGTCAGAATTCTACAAGGACTTCAATTTCCTGAGCACAGCGGGGGACTACCAACGAGACACTTGGGACGAGGTGCTGAAGTATTTGAAGCCCCAACGCAGCATCAACATCAGCCACACCATCGCACGTGTCAggctggaggaaaaggagaagaggaag aaaaagaaggagcagaaggaaaaaaaagagaaggaaggggaggaggaggtgaaggtgaagaaggaggacggggaggaagaCTCGGACCTGGActttgagaaggaggaagaggaggaggaagaggaagaggatgaggatgaggaagaggaagaagaggaggaagagaactcaGATGGGGAATTTATGCCAGATCCAGATACAaagg ACGTCCTGCGGCAGAGGGAGGacgaggtgaagaggaaggagagacgcaAAGACCGCCCTGTCAAGATCAAGAAGTCCCTGAAGGAGCTACGACAGGAGGAAAATGACGCCAAATTCTTCGAAGATGCGCCGCCGTGCCAGGCTGACACAACCTTCCTGGAGATGAATTTTTCACGGTCACTTCTGAAG GCCATCGACAGTTTAGGCTACGACAGACCGACCCCAATCCAGGCCGCCACCATCCCTGTAGCCCTCCAGGGACGTgacgtgtgtgggtgtgcggcGACAGGGACCGGGAAGACAGCTGCCTACATGCTGCCGATATTAGAGCGCCTTTTATATAAACCGCGCGATGATGTGGTGACgagggtgctggtggtggtgcctacGAGAGAACTGGGCGtgcag gtgTTCCAGGTGTCTAAGGAGCTCTCCAAGTACTCCCATGTTGAAATAGCCTTGTCGGTGGGTGGCCTTGACCTGACCACTCAAGTCGCCGCCCTTAAGAGGATCCCGGATATTGTTATTGCCACGCCAGGTCGCCTCATTGACCACACTCTCAACACGCCCACCTTCAGTCTGGATAGcattgag ATCTTGGTGTTGGATGAGGCAGACCGGATGCTGGACGAGAGTTTTGAGGACCAGATGAAGGAGATTATCCACCACTGCTCAGGCAACAGACAGACGCTGCTCTTCTCTGCCACCATGACCTCGCAAGTCAAGGAGCTGGCCATGGTATCCCTCAAGAACCCAGTCAAG gtgtttgtGAATGAGAACACAGACGTGGCTCAAAACCTGCGGCAGGAGTTTGTGCGGCTGCGGAAACACCTGGAGGGTCAGCGAGAGGCGGCCCTGGCATACCTCGTGTCACGCTCCTTCCGCCAGAACTGCATGGTGTTTGTGGAGACCAAG GCCATGGCACACCACCTGAACATCCTCCTAGGGCTTCTCGGCATCAAGGCGGGCGAACTCCATGGCAACCTGAAGCAGACCGACCGACTCTTGGCGCTCAAAAAATTCCGCGACCAGGAAGTTGATGTCCTCATAGCGACGGATGTGGCTGCCCGTGGTCTGGACATCAagggagtgaagact GTCATCAACTACACCCTGCCATCGCGCTACACCCGCTACGTGCACAGGGTGGGGCGTACAGCCAGGGCGGGACACTGTGGCCGGTCGGTCAGCCTGGCCGGAGAAAAGGAGTTCCCCATGCTGAAGGAAATCAAAAAGTGTTCTCGCAGCGCCATGTTTGAACGGGTCCTcaataaag ACGTCTTGGCTAAGTATGTGAGTCGGGTGCAGCGCCTGGGCCCGGCGGTGAAGCGGGTGatgcaggaggagcagcaggagaagcAGCTGGCAGCGATGGAGCAGAGTATTCGCAGCATGGAGAAACGACTGCAGGACacggagaaggagggggaggaggacgcCAAGCCACAGCGCACATGGTTCCAGACTGACGAGGAGATTAAACAGAAGACTA AGAAGCGAGCACTGAAGGGCAAGGCGCTGGCGGCCATGGAGCGTGccaagaggaggcagaagaacaggaaggacgCGGAGGACCCTGAGGAGAAGCGTGTGAGGGCGGAGGTGGGGTGGGCGCAGCGGAAGGCTAAGAGGGACAGCAAACCCAAGCGTCTCGCCTTGCAGGATGACGTGGATGCTCCTGTCAGGGtgtctgctggtggtgctggtggtggtg GCGGAAGGAAGCGGAAGAAGGGTGGAGCGGCCTCATCCTTCGACCAGGAGCTCACCAGGACAGATCGTCGCTCCGTCAAGAAGTTCCGTGCCGGTCCGTCATACCAGGAGCGGCGGGAGGCTTTCCAGGACAAGAACCCCGGCAAAAAGTTTAACcccagaggaaagaagaaatag
- the LOC123502842 gene encoding probable ATP-dependent RNA helicase DDX27 isoform X1, protein MVEQLQEEAGMFSAPPPIPQGSLQPPAALDNGPGTIESDDEVDNFSGSDSDDEIEVRRDAKESEFYKDFNFLSTAGDYQRDTWDEVLKYLKPQRSINISHTIARVRLEEKEKRKKKKEQKEKKEKEGEEEVKVKKEDGEEDSDLDFEKEEEEEEEEEDEDEEEEEEEEENSDGEFMPDPDTKDVLRQREDEVKRKERRKDRPVKIKKSLKELRQEENDAKFFEDAPPCQADTTFLEMNFSRSLLKAIDSLGYDRPTPIQAATIPVALQGRDVCGCAATGTGKTAAYMLPILERLLYKPRDDVVTRVLVVVPTRELGVQVFQVSKELSKYSHVEIALSVGGLDLTTQVAALKRIPDIVIATPGRLIDHTLNTPTFSLDSIEILVLDEADRMLDESFEDQMKEIIHHCSGNRQTLLFSATMTSQVKELAMVSLKNPVKVFVNENTDVAQNLRQEFVRLRKHLEGQREAALAYLVSRSFRQNCMVFVETKAMAHHLNILLGLLGIKAGELHGNLKQTDRLLALKKFRDQEVDVLIATDVAARGLDIKGVKTVINYTLPSRYTRYVHRVGRTARAGHCGRSVSLAGEKEFPMLKEIKKCSRSAMFERVLNKDVLAKYVSRVQRLGPAVKRVMQEEQQEKQLAAMEQSIRSMEKRLQDTEKEGEEDAKPQRTWFQTDEEIKQKTKKRALKGKALAAMERAKRRQKNRKDAEDPEEKRVRAEVGWAQRKAKRDSKPKRLALQDDVDAPVRVSAGGAGGGGGGGRKRKKGGAASSFDQELTRTDRRSVKKFRAGPSYQERREAFQDKNPGKKFNPRGKKK, encoded by the exons ATGGTTGAACAGCTACAGGAGGAGGCTGGGATGTTCTCGGCGCCACCCCCCATCCCCCAGGGCAGCCTGCAGCCCCCAGCCGCCCTAGACAACGGCCCGGGCACTATAGAGTCTGACGATGAGGTGGACAACTTTTCAGGCTCAGACAGTGATGATGAG ATCGAAGTGCGGCGTGATGCTAAGGAGTCAGAATTCTACAAGGACTTCAATTTCCTGAGCACAGCGGGGGACTACCAACGAGACACTTGGGACGAGGTGCTGAAGTATTTGAAGCCCCAACGCAGCATCAACATCAGCCACACCATCGCACGTGTCAggctggaggaaaaggagaagaggaag aaaaagaaggagcagaaggaaaaaaaagagaaggaaggggaggaggaggtgaaggtgaagaaggaggacggggaggaagaCTCGGACCTGGActttgagaaggaggaagaggaggaggaagaggaagaggatgaggatgaggaagaggaagaagaggaggaagagaactcaGATGGGGAATTTATGCCAGATCCAGATACAaagg ACGTCCTGCGGCAGAGGGAGGacgaggtgaagaggaaggagagacgcaAAGACCGCCCTGTCAAGATCAAGAAGTCCCTGAAGGAGCTACGACAGGAGGAAAATGACGCCAAATTCTTCGAAGATGCGCCGCCGTGCCAGGCTGACACAACCTTCCTGGAGATGAATTTTTCACGGTCACTTCTGAAG GCCATCGACAGTTTAGGCTACGACAGACCGACCCCAATCCAGGCCGCCACCATCCCTGTAGCCCTCCAGGGACGTgacgtgtgtgggtgtgcggcGACAGGGACCGGGAAGACAGCTGCCTACATGCTGCCGATATTAGAGCGCCTTTTATATAAACCGCGCGATGATGTGGTGACgagggtgctggtggtggtgcctacGAGAGAACTGGGCGtgcag gtgTTCCAGGTGTCTAAGGAGCTCTCCAAGTACTCCCATGTTGAAATAGCCTTGTCGGTGGGTGGCCTTGACCTGACCACTCAAGTCGCCGCCCTTAAGAGGATCCCGGATATTGTTATTGCCACGCCAGGTCGCCTCATTGACCACACTCTCAACACGCCCACCTTCAGTCTGGATAGcattgag ATCTTGGTGTTGGATGAGGCAGACCGGATGCTGGACGAGAGTTTTGAGGACCAGATGAAGGAGATTATCCACCACTGCTCAGGCAACAGACAGACGCTGCTCTTCTCTGCCACCATGACCTCGCAAGTCAAGGAGCTGGCCATGGTATCCCTCAAGAACCCAGTCAAG gtgtttgtGAATGAGAACACAGACGTGGCTCAAAACCTGCGGCAGGAGTTTGTGCGGCTGCGGAAACACCTGGAGGGTCAGCGAGAGGCGGCCCTGGCATACCTCGTGTCACGCTCCTTCCGCCAGAACTGCATGGTGTTTGTGGAGACCAAG GCCATGGCACACCACCTGAACATCCTCCTAGGGCTTCTCGGCATCAAGGCGGGCGAACTCCATGGCAACCTGAAGCAGACCGACCGACTCTTGGCGCTCAAAAAATTCCGCGACCAGGAAGTTGATGTCCTCATAGCGACGGATGTGGCTGCCCGTGGTCTGGACATCAagggagtgaagact GTCATCAACTACACCCTGCCATCGCGCTACACCCGCTACGTGCACAGGGTGGGGCGTACAGCCAGGGCGGGACACTGTGGCCGGTCGGTCAGCCTGGCCGGAGAAAAGGAGTTCCCCATGCTGAAGGAAATCAAAAAGTGTTCTCGCAGCGCCATGTTTGAACGGGTCCTcaataaag ACGTCTTGGCTAAGTATGTGAGTCGGGTGCAGCGCCTGGGCCCGGCGGTGAAGCGGGTGatgcaggaggagcagcaggagaagcAGCTGGCAGCGATGGAGCAGAGTATTCGCAGCATGGAGAAACGACTGCAGGACacggagaaggagggggaggaggacgcCAAGCCACAGCGCACATGGTTCCAGACTGACGAGGAGATTAAACAGAAGACTA AGAAGCGAGCACTGAAGGGCAAGGCGCTGGCGGCCATGGAGCGTGccaagaggaggcagaagaacaggaaggacgCGGAGGACCCTGAGGAGAAGCGTGTGAGGGCGGAGGTGGGGTGGGCGCAGCGGAAGGCTAAGAGGGACAGCAAACCCAAGCGTCTCGCCTTGCAGGATGACGTGGATGCTCCTGTCAGGGtgtctgctggtggtgctggtggtggtggtggtg GCGGAAGGAAGCGGAAGAAGGGTGGAGCGGCCTCATCCTTCGACCAGGAGCTCACCAGGACAGATCGTCGCTCCGTCAAGAAGTTCCGTGCCGGTCCGTCATACCAGGAGCGGCGGGAGGCTTTCCAGGACAAGAACCCCGGCAAAAAGTTTAACcccagaggaaagaagaaatag